Below is a window of Bacteroidota bacterium DNA.
CTTTCGGAGAATCGTCGATCGCTCCCTGGTAAACTAAATTTCCATCTTTATTAAAAAGAAAACATTCCGGTGTGCGTGTAGCGCCGAATGCATCAGCAAAAACAGAATTCACATCGAGCAGGTACGGTGTAAGAAACTTTTGCCTGCTGCCATAATCTTTCATTGCAGATTTTGAATCATCGCCGTCACGATAACCTTCATTGGAATTAATGATCACCATTCCTATTTCCAGTTTCTGAATATCGTGCTGCACCTTTGCAATTCTTTTTTCATTCGCGATCACGAACGGGCACGTGTTGCATGAAAACATAACGAGTAACCCGTTTTTCTTTTTCTGCGAATTCAGCGTGACCGGTTTATCATTCATCACGTTGATCAGCGTATCCTCTCCTTTCGGCATAGAAGTTCCGATAGAAATAGGAGTGATGTTTATTTTGATAAATGTGAATGCGGAAAGCGATGCCACCGCTGCGAGGAGGAAGATTGTTTTTTTCATTTTTAAGTTTTTATTATTGACGTTGAATTTTTTCCGAAATAAAGTATGGCCATTAAAATTCCCATTGTTCCATCTTCAATAA
It encodes the following:
- a CDS encoding redoxin family protein, whose amino-acid sequence is MKKTIFLLAAVASLSAFTFIKINITPISIGTSMPKGEDTLINVMNDKPVTLNSQKKKNGLLVMFSCNTCPFVIANEKRIAKVQHDIQKLEIGMVIINSNEGYRDGDDSKSAMKDYGSRQKFLTPYLLDVNSVFADAFGATRTPECFLFNKDGNLVYQGAIDDSPKDESAVQHHYLMDAMTALVAGKDIEVKTTVSTGCGIKRKQ